Proteins found in one Bacillus weihaiensis genomic segment:
- a CDS encoding DUF3954 domain-containing protein gives MSNLDLTKDGVYIVKDGECKRVTDPNSGFGKQTIVWQNGKVNHCEITFTEK, from the coding sequence ATGAGTAATTTAGACTTAACTAAAGACGGTGTCTATATTGTGAAGGATGGGGAATGTAAGAGGGTTACAGATCCGAATAGTGGATTTGGAAAACAAACAATAGTGTGGCAAAACGGAAAGGTAAACCATTGTGAAATTACATTTACAGAGAAATAA